Part of the Actinomyces howellii genome, GTGGAGGACCCCGCTGCGGCCACGCATCGCCAGCCAGCGGTCCCGGGCGGCCGAGGCGCTGCCCGGCTTGCCCACGGTCCGGCCGTCGATCTCGAGCATCGAGTCGCAGCCCACGACGACCAGGTCGGGGTACCTGGTGCGCTCCTCCTGGGTGACGGTGGCGGCGACGTCCAGGGCCTTGGCCCTGGCGAGCGCGGAGACCTGGTCCGCTGGGCCGGGGGCGGGCAGGCCGGCGACGGCGCGAGAGGCGGCCAGCGCCTCCAGGACCTCGGGCTCATCGACCGCTGAGACGCGGACGAGGGGGTCGACGCCCGCCGCGCGAAGCGTGGCGAGCCTGCCGGAGGACTTCGATGCCAGGAGGATCACAGGTCGAGCCTAGACGATCGCTCTGGCGGGGCGCCGGCGGGGCCTGCGGTGGGGCGGGAGCCTCGCCGGGTCGGACCTGCCTCGGTGCGCAGCCGCCCCGCAGCCGGCCCTGTCTCGGGGTAGAGCCCTGACGTCATCGACGT contains:
- a CDS encoding Maf family protein translates to MILLASKSSGRLATLRAAGVDPLVRVSAVDEPEVLEALAASRAVAGLPAPGPADQVSALARAKALDVAATVTQEERTRYPDLVVVGCDSMLEIDGRTVGKPGSASAARDRWLAMRGRSGVLHSGHVVVRAADGETRQGVSSTLVRFGTPTEAEIDAYVGSGEPEGCAGAFTIDGLGGAFIDGIDGDPHGVVGISLPLMRRLLAELGMRWTDLWSLRAGPGSVH